A region from the Pseudomonas sp. KU26590 genome encodes:
- the ccoP gene encoding cytochrome-c oxidase, cbb3-type subunit III has product MSTFWSIYVTVLTLGTIFAMGWLLLATRKGQRADTTDETVGHSFDGIEEYDNPLPKWWFWLFIGTIIFALGYLVLYPGLGNWTGLLPGYDYADNDKKIQFSDGTTGWTGVHEWEKEMAQSEARFGPIFAKFAAMPIEEVAKDPQALKMGGRLFASNCSVCHGSDAKGAYGFPNLTDADWRWGGDAQSIKTTIMNGRHAVMPAWGAVIGDQGVRDVSAYVLTQLYSRTLPADANADPVAGQKIYATTCVACHGPEGKGVAALGAPDLTHPGAFIYGSSFAQLQQTLQYGRQGQMPAQALLQGNDRVHLLAAYVYSLSHGEAPAEKQQ; this is encoded by the coding sequence ATGAGCACCTTCTGGAGCATCTACGTCACGGTGCTGACCCTGGGCACGATCTTCGCGATGGGCTGGCTGCTGCTCGCCACACGCAAGGGCCAGCGCGCCGACACCACCGATGAAACCGTCGGCCATTCTTTCGATGGCATCGAGGAATACGACAACCCGCTGCCCAAGTGGTGGTTCTGGTTGTTCATCGGCACGATCATTTTCGCCCTGGGTTATCTGGTGCTTTACCCGGGCCTGGGAAACTGGACCGGCCTGCTGCCGGGTTACGACTACGCCGACAACGACAAGAAAATCCAGTTTTCCGACGGCACCACGGGCTGGACCGGCGTGCACGAATGGGAAAAGGAGATGGCGCAGTCCGAGGCGCGTTTCGGGCCGATCTTCGCCAAGTTTGCGGCGATGCCCATCGAGGAAGTGGCCAAAGATCCGCAAGCGCTGAAGATGGGCGGTCGGCTGTTCGCGTCCAATTGCTCGGTCTGCCACGGCTCCGACGCCAAGGGCGCTTACGGCTTCCCCAACCTGACCGACGCCGACTGGCGATGGGGCGGCGATGCGCAGAGCATCAAAACCACCATCATGAACGGCCGTCATGCGGTCATGCCGGCGTGGGGTGCGGTGATTGGCGATCAAGGCGTGCGCGACGTGTCAGCTTACGTGCTGACCCAGCTGTATAGCCGCACCCTGCCCGCCGACGCGAACGCCGATCCGGTGGCGGGCCAGAAAATCTACGCCACCACTTGCGTCGCCTGCCACGGGCCGGAGGGAAAAGGCGTTGCCGCACTGGGCGCGCCGGACCTGACCCACCCCGGCGCGTTCATCTACGGTTCCAGCTTTGCCCAGCTGCAACAGACCCTCCAGTACGGCCGCCAGGGCCAGATGCCGGCCCAGGCATTGCTGCAAGGCAACGACCGGGTGCACCTGTTGGCGGCGTACGTTTACAGTCTGTCCCATGGCGAAGCACCGGCGGAAAAGCAGCAATGA
- a CDS encoding alpha/beta family hydrolase, whose amino-acid sequence MSKQHAAKRTADHCAHLAQEQGWIWNAPTGPAADAPSTLILAHGAGAPMDSDFMNDFANRLATLGIGVLRFEFPYMAQRRIDGRRRPPNPQPKLLECWHGVYTAVRAGVSGRVAIGGKSMGGRMASVIADDVEVDGLFCLGYPFYAAGKPEKPRVAHLAELRTPTLIVQGERDALGNREAVEGYELSKSIDVHWVPTANHDLKPLKSSGLSVEACMQEIAELMARRLIG is encoded by the coding sequence ATGAGCAAACAACACGCGGCGAAGCGAACGGCCGATCACTGCGCGCACTTGGCGCAAGAACAGGGCTGGATCTGGAACGCGCCCACCGGCCCTGCGGCGGACGCGCCCTCGACGCTGATTCTCGCCCACGGCGCGGGTGCTCCGATGGACAGCGACTTCATGAACGACTTCGCCAACCGTCTGGCGACCCTGGGGATTGGCGTGCTGCGCTTTGAATTCCCTTACATGGCGCAGCGCCGAATCGACGGGCGCAGACGGCCTCCCAACCCCCAACCGAAGTTGCTGGAGTGCTGGCATGGGGTGTACACCGCGGTGCGTGCGGGTGTGAGCGGGCGAGTGGCGATCGGTGGCAAATCCATGGGCGGACGCATGGCCAGCGTCATTGCTGACGACGTGGAAGTCGATGGGTTGTTCTGTCTGGGCTATCCGTTTTACGCGGCGGGTAAACCCGAGAAGCCGCGGGTCGCGCACCTGGCGGAACTGCGGACGCCGACGCTGATTGTTCAAGGCGAACGCGATGCGTTGGGCAATCGGGAGGCGGTTGAAGGGTACGAGTTGTCGAAGAGCATCGACGTGCACTGGGTGCCGACGGCCAACCACGACCTCAAACCGTTGAAATCATCGGGCCTCAGTGTCGAGGCGTGCATGCAGGAAATCGCCGAGCTTATGGCGCGCCGGCTGATCGGATAG
- a CDS encoding sulfite exporter TauE/SafE family protein produces MSDLLPQLLSALVLGLLGGGHCLGMCGGLMGALTFAIPKEQRGQRLRLLMAYNVGRVFSYACAGLLIGMLGWAVANSPGAMLLRVIAGLLMITMGLYLAGWWSGLTRIEGLGRGVWRYLQPMARRLMPVSTMPRALLLGAVWGWLPCGLVYSTLLWSASQGNALHSALLMLAFGVGTWPVLLATGLAAERITALLRRRSVRVAGGLLVILFGLWTLPGPHQQWLMGHTPHTMGHGMNQGMNPTINHAGMEHE; encoded by the coding sequence ATGTCTGACCTCCTCCCCCAACTCCTCTCCGCCCTTGTCCTGGGCCTGCTCGGCGGTGGCCATTGCCTGGGCATGTGCGGCGGCCTGATGGGCGCGCTCACTTTTGCAATCCCTAAGGAGCAACGCGGACAACGCCTGCGCCTGCTGATGGCCTACAACGTCGGGCGTGTTTTCAGCTACGCCTGCGCGGGATTGCTGATCGGCATGCTCGGCTGGGCCGTCGCCAACAGCCCGGGGGCGATGCTGTTGCGGGTGATAGCGGGGTTGCTGATGATCACCATGGGCCTGTACCTGGCCGGATGGTGGAGCGGCCTGACCCGCATCGAAGGCCTGGGCCGTGGGGTCTGGCGCTACCTGCAACCGATGGCCCGCCGCCTGATGCCGGTGTCGACGATGCCCCGGGCTTTACTCCTTGGGGCGGTGTGGGGCTGGCTGCCGTGCGGGCTGGTTTACAGCACGCTGCTGTGGTCGGCGAGCCAGGGCAATGCGCTGCACAGCGCGTTGCTGATGCTCGCGTTCGGCGTCGGCACCTGGCCAGTGCTGCTCGCCACGGGCCTGGCCGCCGAGCGCATCACCGCCCTGCTCCGTCGGCGCAGCGTGCGCGTGGCGGGCGGGCTGCTGGTGATTCTGTTCGGCCTGTGGACACTCCCCGGCCCGCATCAACAGTGGCTGATGGGGCACACGCCTCACACGATGGGTCACGGAATGAATCAGGGAATGAACCCCACCATCAATCATGCAGGCATGGAGCACGAGTAA
- a CDS encoding FixH family protein yields MTAVTAASPWHRHLWPWIIIAILTCSVALTLAMVTIAVTHPDNLVTDNYYEAGKGINRSLDRELLGQSLNLQARVGLDELTGEVDVQLSGASQPETLVLNLISPTQPDKDRKVVMARTPSQPGRYVGQLGDRVDGRRFVELLGVENGQTWRLFEEERIVSGQPLTLGDEPIQGADRH; encoded by the coding sequence ATGACCGCAGTCACCGCAGCAAGTCCCTGGCACCGGCATTTATGGCCGTGGATCATCATTGCCATTCTGACCTGCTCGGTGGCATTGACCCTGGCCATGGTCACCATCGCCGTCACCCACCCGGACAACCTCGTTACTGACAACTATTACGAGGCCGGGAAAGGCATCAACCGCTCCCTCGACCGCGAGTTGCTGGGTCAGTCCCTCAACCTGCAAGCCCGCGTGGGCCTCGACGAGCTGACCGGTGAAGTGGATGTGCAACTGAGCGGCGCCAGTCAGCCGGAAACCCTGGTGCTGAACCTGATCTCCCCGACCCAGCCGGACAAGGACCGCAAAGTGGTGATGGCGCGCACGCCTTCGCAGCCAGGGCGTTACGTCGGGCAGCTGGGCGACAGGGTCGACGGCCGGCGCTTCGTCGAATTGCTGGGCGTGGAAAACGGCCAGACCTGGCGCCTGTTCGAGGAAGAACGGATCGTATCCGGGCAGCCACTGACCCTGGGCGACGAGCCGATTCAGGGCGCGGACCGGCATTGA
- a CDS encoding heavy metal translocating P-type ATPase: protein MQFCYHCALPVPADGRFVASVLGEAREFCCPGCQAVADAIVAGGLEGYYLHRSEASVNPQVLPTPLADEQALVDRPDVQAPFVRHDTSAGDVAGDVAETTLMIEGITCAACGWLIERHLRTLPAVVEARLNLSSHRLHLRWHDQPLPLSEVLSELRSIGYAGHPYQADKAAEHLARENRRSLRQLGVAGLLWFQAMMATMATWPEFNIDLSPEMHTILRWVAMFLTTPIVFYSCAPFFKGALRDLRARHLTMDVSVSLAIGAAYLAGLWTAVTGVGELYFDAVGMFALFLLTGRYLERRARERTHLATAQLVNLLPASCLRLSSDGQTERVLTDQLRLHDHVLVHPGALLPADGRIIAGRSSVDESLLTGEYLPQPRQVGDAVTAGTANMESVLTVEVLALGADTRLSAVVRLLERAQSEKPPLAQMADRAAQWFLLISLVLAACVGVVWWQLDAGRAFWIVLAMLVATCPCALSLATPTALTAATGTLHRLGLLLTRGHVLEGLNRIDTVIFDKTGTLTEGRLTLRAIRSLGALSSDDCLSLAAALESRSEHPIARAFGKTPLTAEGVVATPGLGLEGVVNGRPLRIGQPAFVCALSGVAVPSMPHEPGQWLLLGDDTQALAWLVLDDRLRDDAAALVEACKQRGWQTLLLSGDSSPMVSSVATQLQIDDARGSLRPDDKLAILQQLRAEGRTILVIGDGVNDVPVLAAADISIAMGSATDLAKTSADAVLLSNRLHVLVDAFALARRTRRIILENLAWAGLYNGLVLPFAALGWVTPLWAAAGMSVSSLVVVLNALRLTRMKLLSAESIAAHQAVTP, encoded by the coding sequence CTGCAGTTTTGCTACCACTGTGCGTTGCCCGTCCCGGCGGACGGGCGCTTCGTGGCTTCGGTGCTGGGTGAGGCGCGGGAATTCTGCTGCCCCGGTTGTCAGGCCGTGGCCGACGCCATCGTCGCCGGCGGCCTGGAGGGCTATTACCTGCATCGCAGCGAAGCGTCGGTCAATCCTCAGGTATTACCGACGCCTTTGGCCGACGAACAGGCCCTCGTTGATCGGCCCGACGTCCAGGCGCCCTTTGTCCGCCATGACACCTCCGCTGGCGATGTTGCCGGCGATGTGGCTGAAACGACGCTGATGATCGAGGGCATCACCTGCGCGGCCTGCGGCTGGCTGATCGAGCGGCATCTGCGCACGCTGCCCGCTGTGGTCGAGGCGCGGCTGAACCTGTCCAGTCATCGCCTGCACCTGCGCTGGCACGACCAGCCATTGCCCTTGAGCGAGGTGCTGTCCGAGCTGCGCAGCATCGGTTACGCCGGCCACCCTTATCAGGCGGATAAAGCGGCCGAGCATCTGGCCCGGGAAAACCGTCGCAGCCTGCGTCAACTGGGCGTCGCCGGGCTCCTATGGTTTCAGGCGATGATGGCAACCATGGCGACTTGGCCGGAATTCAACATCGACCTCAGCCCCGAGATGCACACGATCCTGCGCTGGGTGGCGATGTTTCTGACGACGCCCATCGTGTTTTACAGCTGTGCGCCGTTCTTCAAAGGGGCGCTTCGCGACCTGCGCGCGCGCCATCTGACCATGGACGTTTCGGTGTCCCTGGCCATTGGCGCGGCGTATCTGGCGGGCCTCTGGACGGCGGTCACCGGCGTTGGCGAATTGTATTTCGACGCCGTCGGCATGTTCGCGCTGTTCCTGCTCACCGGCCGTTACCTTGAGCGTCGCGCCCGGGAACGCACCCACTTAGCGACGGCGCAACTGGTCAATCTCCTGCCCGCTTCGTGCCTGCGCCTGAGCTCGGACGGTCAGACCGAGCGCGTCCTGACTGATCAACTGCGTCTGCACGATCACGTGCTGGTGCACCCCGGCGCGCTGTTGCCGGCGGACGGCCGAATCATCGCGGGTCGGTCGAGCGTCGACGAATCGCTGCTCACCGGCGAGTACCTGCCGCAGCCCCGTCAGGTGGGCGACGCCGTCACCGCCGGCACCGCCAATATGGAAAGCGTGCTGACGGTGGAAGTGCTCGCCCTCGGCGCTGACACGCGTCTCTCTGCCGTCGTCCGACTGCTGGAACGCGCACAATCGGAGAAACCGCCCCTAGCGCAAATGGCAGATCGCGCGGCGCAGTGGTTTTTGCTGATTTCGCTGGTGCTGGCGGCGTGTGTCGGCGTGGTCTGGTGGCAGCTCGATGCCGGTCGCGCGTTCTGGATTGTGCTGGCGATGCTCGTCGCCACCTGCCCGTGCGCCTTGTCGCTGGCGACGCCGACTGCGCTGACCGCCGCCACCGGCACGCTGCACAGACTCGGATTGTTGCTCACCCGTGGCCATGTGCTGGAGGGGCTGAACCGGATCGACACGGTGATCTTCGACAAGACCGGCACGCTGACCGAAGGGCGCCTGACGTTAAGGGCAATTCGCAGCCTTGGCGCGCTGAGCAGTGACGACTGTTTGAGCCTGGCGGCGGCGCTGGAAAGCCGTTCCGAACACCCCATTGCTCGCGCATTCGGCAAGACGCCGCTGACCGCTGAAGGGGTGGTCGCTACGCCGGGGTTGGGGCTGGAAGGCGTCGTTAATGGGCGCCCGTTACGCATCGGTCAACCCGCGTTTGTCTGCGCCTTGAGCGGCGTCGCCGTTCCATCGATGCCGCATGAGCCCGGTCAGTGGTTGTTGCTGGGAGATGACACCCAAGCCCTCGCCTGGCTGGTGCTGGATGATCGGTTGCGGGACGACGCGGCGGCGCTGGTCGAGGCGTGCAAACAGCGCGGCTGGCAGACGTTGTTGTTGTCCGGCGACAGCTCGCCCATGGTGTCCAGCGTCGCGACTCAGTTGCAGATCGATGACGCCCGGGGCAGCCTACGGCCGGATGACAAGCTCGCTATTCTTCAACAGCTGCGCGCCGAGGGCCGGACCATTCTAGTGATCGGCGACGGGGTCAATGATGTGCCGGTGCTGGCGGCGGCCGACATCAGCATCGCCATGGGTTCGGCCACCGATCTGGCCAAGACCAGCGCCGATGCGGTGCTGCTGTCGAACCGGCTGCACGTGTTGGTGGATGCTTTTGCCCTTGCTCGGCGCACACGGCGGATCATTCTGGAAAACCTGGCGTGGGCGGGGCTGTATAACGGGCTGGTTCTGCCCTTCGCGGCGCTGGGCTGGGTGACGCCGTTGTGGGCGGCGGCGGGGATGTCGGTGAGTTCGCTGGTGGTGGTGTTGAACGCGTTGCGTCTGACGCGGATGAAGCTGCTTTCTGCAGAATCCATAGCTGCCCATCAGGCGGTGACCCCATGA
- the ccoG gene encoding cytochrome c oxidase accessory protein CcoG: MKNQIPLHNVTPPPDNDGDTVDLYASREKIYTRAFTGVFRNLRMGGGAVLFLLYFGTVWLNWGAHQAVWWNLPERKFYIFGATFWPQDFILLSGILIVSAFGLFFITVFAGRVWCGYTCPQSVWTWVFMWCEKVTEGDRHQRIKLDKAPMDANKFARKAAKHSLWLLIGLVTGLTFVGYFSPIRELRVDFFTGQADGWAYFWIGFFTLATYVNAGWLREQVCIYMCPYARFQSVMFDKDTLIVSYDPRRGEPRGTRKKETDYKAEGLGDCIDCTMCVQVCPTGIDIRDGLQIECIGCAACIDACDAIMDKMDYPRGLISYTTEHNLSGQVTHTLRPRLIGYGLVLLVMIGGLTGAFLTRSLVGFDVSKDRVLYRENAEGRIENVYSLKVMNKDQIDHTYVLDATGLPDLRLQGRREIKVPAGEIISLPVELSVAPEQLPSSSNEVSFILREIKNSDIEHSDTKVHAKSRFIGPPIR, from the coding sequence ATGAAAAATCAGATTCCGCTGCACAACGTCACGCCGCCGCCGGATAACGACGGCGACACGGTTGACCTGTATGCCTCGCGGGAGAAGATCTATACCCGCGCGTTCACCGGGGTGTTCCGCAATCTGCGCATGGGTGGCGGCGCCGTGCTGTTCCTGCTGTATTTCGGCACGGTCTGGCTTAACTGGGGCGCGCATCAGGCGGTGTGGTGGAACCTGCCGGAGCGCAAGTTCTACATCTTCGGCGCGACGTTCTGGCCACAGGATTTCATCCTGCTGTCGGGCATCCTGATCGTCAGCGCATTCGGCCTGTTCTTCATTACCGTGTTCGCCGGGCGCGTCTGGTGCGGTTACACCTGCCCGCAAAGCGTGTGGACCTGGGTGTTCATGTGGTGTGAAAAGGTCACCGAAGGCGACCGCCATCAGCGCATCAAACTCGACAAGGCGCCCATGGACGCCAACAAATTCGCCCGCAAGGCTGCCAAGCACAGTCTCTGGCTGTTGATCGGCCTGGTCACCGGCCTGACCTTCGTCGGCTACTTCTCGCCCATCCGCGAACTGCGGGTGGATTTCTTCACCGGCCAGGCCGATGGCTGGGCGTATTTCTGGATCGGCTTCTTCACCCTCGCCACCTACGTCAACGCCGGCTGGCTGCGCGAACAGGTGTGCATTTATATGTGTCCCTACGCGCGCTTTCAGAGCGTGATGTTCGACAAGGACACCCTGATCGTTTCCTACGACCCACGACGTGGCGAGCCACGGGGTACGCGCAAAAAGGAAACGGATTACAAGGCTGAAGGCCTCGGCGATTGCATCGATTGCACGATGTGCGTGCAGGTCTGCCCGACCGGCATCGACATCCGCGACGGCTTGCAGATCGAATGCATCGGTTGCGCGGCGTGCATCGACGCCTGCGACGCGATCATGGACAAGATGGACTACCCGCGCGGCCTGATCAGCTACACCACCGAACACAACCTTTCCGGGCAGGTGACCCATACACTGCGCCCCCGGTTGATCGGCTATGGTCTGGTGTTGCTGGTGATGATCGGCGGGCTCACTGGCGCGTTTCTCACGCGCTCGCTGGTGGGTTTCGACGTCAGCAAGGACCGCGTGCTGTACCGGGAAAACGCCGAGGGCCGGATCGAAAACGTTTACAGCCTGAAGGTGATGAACAAGGATCAGATCGACCACACGTACGTGCTCGACGCCACCGGGCTGCCGGACCTGAGGCTGCAAGGCCGGCGCGAGATCAAGGTGCCCGCTGGCGAAATCATCAGCCTGCCGGTGGAGCTGTCGGTCGCGCCGGAGCAACTGCCCTCGAGCAGCAATGAGGTCAGTTTCATCCTCAGGGAAATCAAGAACAGCGACATTGAGCACAGCGACACTAAAGTCCACGCCAAGAGCCGCTTCATCGGCCCGCCCATTCGCTGA
- the ccoO gene encoding cytochrome-c oxidase, cbb3-type subunit II translates to MIKHEALEKNIGLLSIFMVIAVAIGGLTQIVPLFFQDVTTQPVEGMKPRPALELEGRDVYIANGCVGCHSQMIRPFRAETERYGHYSVAGESVWDHPFLWGSKRTGPDLARVGGRYPDDWHRVHLNNPRDLVPESIMPAYPFLADTKLDGTLTGKKMEVLRSLGVPYTDADIAGASDAVKGKTEMDALVAYLQGLGTLIKSKR, encoded by the coding sequence ATGATCAAGCACGAAGCACTGGAAAAGAACATCGGCCTGTTGTCGATCTTCATGGTCATCGCCGTGGCGATCGGAGGGCTGACGCAGATCGTTCCGCTGTTCTTTCAGGACGTCACCACCCAGCCCGTCGAAGGCATGAAGCCGCGCCCGGCGCTGGAGCTCGAAGGCCGCGACGTTTATATCGCCAACGGCTGCGTCGGCTGCCATTCGCAGATGATCCGGCCGTTCCGCGCCGAAACCGAACGCTACGGGCATTACTCGGTGGCCGGTGAAAGCGTCTGGGATCACCCCTTTCTCTGGGGTTCCAAACGCACCGGCCCGGACCTGGCCCGGGTCGGGGGTCGCTACCCGGATGACTGGCACCGCGTCCATTTGAACAATCCACGGGACCTGGTGCCGGAATCGATCATGCCGGCCTACCCCTTCCTGGCGGACACCAAGCTCGACGGCACGCTGACCGGCAAAAAGATGGAAGTGCTGCGCAGCCTGGGCGTGCCCTACACCGATGCCGACATCGCCGGCGCGAGCGACGCGGTGAAGGGCAAGACTGAAATGGACGCGCTGGTGGCCTACCTTCAGGGCCTGGGCACCCTCATCAAGAGCAAACGGTGA
- the ccoN gene encoding cytochrome-c oxidase, cbb3-type subunit I has translation MSTAPSPTAYNYKVVRQFAIMTVVWGIIGMGLGVFIACQLVWPDLNFGLPWTTFGRLRPLHTNLVIFAFGGCALFGTSYYVVQRTCQTRLISDGLAAFHFWGWQAVIIGAIVSLPMGYTTTKEYAELEWPIAILLTIVWIAYGAVFFGTIVKRKTKHIYVANWFYGAFIVVTAMLHIVNHISLPVSLFKSYSAYAGATDAMIQWWYGHNAVGFFLTTGFLGMMYYFVPKQAERPIYSYRLSIVHFWALITLYIWAGPHHLHYTALPDWAQSLGMVMSIILLVPSWGGMINGMMTLSGAWHKLRTDPILRFLVLSLAFYGMSTFEGPMMAIKTVNALSHYTDWTIGHVHSGALGWVAMITIGAVYHMIPKLYGRPQMHSIALINTHFWLATVGTVLYIAAMWVNGITQGLMWRAINDDGTLTYSFVEALQASHPGYMVRALGGAIFASGMLFMAYNVFRTIRAANTEEADAAAQIAVVGAH, from the coding sequence ATGAGCACAGCACCCAGCCCGACTGCTTATAACTACAAAGTCGTCCGCCAGTTCGCCATCATGACGGTGGTCTGGGGCATCATCGGCATGGGCCTGGGCGTCTTCATCGCCTGCCAGCTCGTGTGGCCTGACCTGAATTTCGGTTTACCGTGGACGACATTCGGTCGCCTGCGCCCCCTGCACACCAACCTGGTGATTTTCGCGTTCGGCGGCTGCGCGCTGTTTGGCACCTCTTATTACGTGGTCCAGCGCACCTGCCAGACCCGGCTGATTTCCGACGGCCTGGCGGCCTTTCATTTCTGGGGCTGGCAGGCGGTGATCATCGGCGCCATCGTCAGCCTGCCGATGGGCTACACCACCACCAAGGAATACGCCGAGCTCGAATGGCCGATCGCGATCCTGCTGACGATTGTCTGGATCGCCTACGGCGCGGTGTTCTTCGGCACCATCGTCAAGCGCAAGACCAAACACATTTATGTCGCGAACTGGTTCTACGGTGCATTCATCGTGGTCACGGCGATGCTGCACATCGTCAACCACATCTCGCTGCCGGTGAGCCTGTTCAAGTCGTACTCGGCCTATGCCGGCGCCACCGACGCGATGATCCAGTGGTGGTACGGGCACAACGCCGTGGGCTTTTTCCTCACCACCGGCTTTCTCGGGATGATGTATTACTTCGTGCCGAAACAGGCCGAACGCCCGATCTATTCCTATCGGCTGTCCATCGTGCATTTCTGGGCGCTGATCACCCTTTACATCTGGGCCGGCCCGCACCATTTACACTACACCGCCCTGCCCGACTGGGCGCAATCGCTGGGGATGGTGATGTCGATCATCCTGCTGGTGCCGAGCTGGGGCGGCATGATCAACGGCATGATGACCCTGTCGGGCGCGTGGCATAAGTTGCGCACCGACCCGATTCTGCGCTTCCTCGTGCTGTCGCTGGCGTTCTACGGGATGTCGACGTTCGAGGGGCCGATGATGGCGATCAAGACCGTCAATGCGCTTTCTCACTACACCGACTGGACCATCGGCCACGTGCACTCCGGCGCGCTGGGATGGGTGGCGATGATCACCATCGGCGCCGTCTACCACATGATCCCGAAACTCTACGGCCGCCCGCAGATGCACAGCATCGCGCTGATCAACACGCACTTCTGGCTCGCCACTGTCGGCACCGTCCTCTACATCGCCGCGATGTGGGTCAACGGCATCACCCAAGGGTTGATGTGGCGGGCGATCAACGACGACGGCACCCTCACCTACTCGTTCGTCGAGGCCCTGCAGGCCAGTCATCCGGGCTACATGGTCCGCGCGTTGGGCGGCGCAATTTTCGCCAGCGGCATGCTGTTCATGGCCTACAACGTGTTCCGCACCATTCGCGCAGCCAATACGGAAGAAGCCGACGCCGCCGCGCAGATCGCCGTTGTGGGGGCCCACTGA
- the ccoS gene encoding cbb3-type cytochrome oxidase assembly protein CcoS, which produces MPALYIMIPVALLIVAVAIYVFFWAVDSGQYDDLDGPAHSILFEDQDPGHKAGVDEASGKGKADHEGDLTQ; this is translated from the coding sequence ATGCCTGCGCTCTACATCATGATTCCGGTGGCGCTGCTGATTGTGGCGGTGGCGATTTACGTGTTTTTCTGGGCGGTGGACAGCGGTCAGTACGACGACCTGGACGGCCCGGCCCACAGCATTCTGTTCGAAGATCAGGATCCGGGGCACAAGGCCGGGGTGGATGAGGCTTCGGGGAAAGGCAAAGCGGACCATGAGGGGGATCTGACCCAGTGA
- a CDS encoding cbb3-type cytochrome oxidase subunit 3 has protein sequence MDMGTIRGLGTVVVMVAFIGLASWVYSPRRKAEFDDATLLPFADDPEAIAQVRRAQEQTKAEAHTPGSPKP, from the coding sequence ATGGACATGGGAACGATTCGAGGCCTGGGCACCGTTGTGGTGATGGTGGCCTTTATTGGACTGGCGTCATGGGTGTACAGCCCGCGGCGCAAGGCGGAATTCGACGATGCAACGCTGCTGCCGTTTGCCGATGACCCCGAGGCGATTGCGCAGGTAAGGCGAGCGCAAGAGCAGACCAAAGCAGAAGCACATACCCCGGGGAGCCCGAAACCATGA